A genomic region of Noviherbaspirillum sp. L7-7A contains the following coding sequences:
- a CDS encoding diguanylate cyclase → MAALVLCCLLLLGLIGWRGWSSHERRSDEARQNAAVLAQAAARQADDAVMTVDLALLAVVREAETALDRADFFGDLAEFLADRAATLPQVGGLFVFSEEGDWVANSLRSLPKDANNADRAYFIYHRDHPGGEIHIGRPLKSRVSGEWVLTLSRRISRPDGSFAGVALATVPVSYLQSFYQQLDAGGGDIALLRDDGATLARHPFMETALGASQAGSELFQAYQAKPVEGAARASSVLDGVEREYAYRRSDRYPLLALAGVPRAAWFAPWKEDALLHGAAVLGLVLLAGLGGAGYLRQWRRGLYLEQRLRASERRLSDLADNLPLLAMRLDAAHCVHFCNSAGRAWFAVSPHQARRLPLAEIVGGALYEQWRPMLDRALAGERVEFECVAVMAGRALDLRMVCMPDRPHDAAVQGVVVLGRDITAQKAGERRIHTIADNTPAQIAFIDTELRFAYANGRGDAATGIDIGQMLGQTMEEAYGAAIYAMLEAHARVALAGERVEFDYSVEQGGERRVLHASYVPERDGAGRVTGFYSLTNDVTAFKEAEQKLARLARFDALTGLPNRSYLTERLGEALQRSDRNGRVVALLRIEIDRFDELSDSLGHQGSDSLQKELAARLSRNCRSTDMVARLGSDEFVVLMEGLAQADESRIVADKVMEALRQPFLLDGALHQVAATVGIALRQGDATGADALLRQAGAALRCARETGRQAA, encoded by the coding sequence GGCGCTGCTGGCCGTGGTGCGCGAGGCGGAAACAGCCCTGGACCGTGCCGATTTCTTTGGCGACCTGGCCGAATTCCTGGCCGACCGCGCGGCGACACTGCCGCAGGTAGGCGGGCTGTTTGTCTTCAGCGAGGAGGGCGATTGGGTCGCCAACTCCCTGCGCAGTCTGCCGAAGGACGCCAACAATGCCGACCGCGCCTACTTCATTTATCACCGCGACCATCCCGGCGGCGAAATCCATATCGGCCGGCCGCTGAAAAGCCGGGTCAGCGGCGAATGGGTGCTGACGCTGTCGCGCCGGATATCCCGGCCGGATGGCAGCTTTGCTGGCGTGGCGCTGGCGACCGTGCCGGTGTCCTATCTGCAGTCGTTCTACCAGCAACTCGACGCGGGCGGCGGCGACATTGCCTTGCTGCGCGATGACGGCGCCACCCTGGCCCGTCATCCCTTCATGGAAACGGCCCTGGGCGCGAGCCAGGCCGGTTCCGAGCTGTTCCAGGCCTACCAGGCCAAACCCGTTGAAGGCGCGGCGCGTGCGTCATCCGTGCTGGATGGCGTGGAGCGTGAATATGCCTACCGCCGCTCCGACCGTTATCCGCTCCTGGCGCTGGCCGGCGTGCCGCGCGCAGCCTGGTTTGCGCCCTGGAAGGAAGACGCGCTGCTGCACGGCGCGGCAGTGCTCGGGCTGGTGCTGCTGGCGGGCCTGGGCGGCGCGGGGTATCTGCGCCAGTGGCGGCGCGGCCTGTACCTGGAGCAGAGGCTGCGCGCCAGCGAACGCCGGCTGTCCGACCTCGCCGACAATCTGCCGCTTCTGGCCATGCGCCTGGATGCCGCGCACTGCGTGCACTTCTGCAACAGTGCCGGACGCGCCTGGTTCGCCGTGTCGCCGCATCAGGCGCGGCGCCTGCCTCTGGCCGAAATCGTTGGCGGCGCATTGTATGAGCAGTGGCGGCCGATGCTGGACCGGGCGCTGGCCGGCGAGCGGGTGGAGTTCGAATGCGTGGCGGTCATGGCAGGCCGGGCGCTCGACCTGCGCATGGTCTGCATGCCCGATCGCCCGCATGATGCGGCGGTGCAGGGCGTGGTCGTGCTGGGCCGCGACATTACCGCGCAGAAGGCGGGCGAGCGGCGGATCCATACCATTGCCGACAATACGCCGGCGCAGATTGCCTTCATCGACACCGAACTGCGTTTTGCCTACGCCAATGGCCGCGGCGATGCGGCAACCGGCATCGATATCGGCCAGATGCTGGGCCAGACCATGGAAGAAGCCTATGGCGCTGCCATTTACGCAATGCTGGAAGCGCATGCACGGGTCGCGCTGGCTGGCGAGCGGGTGGAATTTGACTACAGTGTCGAGCAGGGTGGCGAACGGCGGGTGCTGCATGCCAGCTATGTGCCCGAGCGAGATGGCGCCGGCAGGGTGACCGGTTTCTATTCCCTGACCAATGATGTGACCGCCTTCAAGGAGGCGGAACAGAAACTGGCGCGACTGGCCCGTTTCGACGCTCTGACCGGTCTGCCGAATCGCAGCTACCTCACCGAGCGCCTGGGCGAAGCACTGCAGCGCAGCGACCGCAACGGCCGCGTGGTGGCATTGCTGCGCATCGAGATCGACCGCTTCGACGAACTCAGCGACAGTCTGGGTCATCAGGGCAGCGACAGCCTGCAGAAGGAACTGGCCGCCCGGCTCTCGCGCAACTGCCGCTCCACCGACATGGTGGCGCGCCTGGGCAGTGATGAGTTCGTGGTGCTGATGGAAGGGCTGGCGCAGGCCGATGAAAGCCGCATCGTGGCCGACAAGGTGATGGAAGCGCTGCGCCAGCCATTCCTGCTCGATGGCGCGCTGCACCAGGTGGCGGCGACGGTCGGCATCGCGCTGCGCCAGGGCGACGCCACGGGCGCCGACGCCTTGCTCCGCCAGGCAGGCGCCGCATTGCGTTGCGCTCGTGAAACGGGCCGCCAGGCAGCGTAA